A genomic stretch from Empedobacter stercoris includes:
- a CDS encoding glycosyltransferase family protein has protein sequence MENFIDKKKVFFASILIIALKSIFFFTRHIQEDALISWRVARNIIEYGVYGYNGVEKISASTTHLYVFIGVIFQSVFGEGNFIYPLLIFNTILFTIGIYWLGKLLFNTTTKLILFILFVSFLPPAIKMSILGMEFGMLFFFYMALIKYGFVERKNWAFIVMPILILWTRIDTCIFLGLLFIYDVIQQRKWNTALMIGGILAVVTTVAFNWFYFGEIVNNTITSKKNNYSNPTLLERWAEFKYFGPNFFGIIKFPTSIYNFSTLLFFIISLISLFFLSGKLETNRKKVVGFLFLFGLVKTIIFGATNSWFDWYYWIPQICLFLPIIIVVLDSDKYKSLSIAYIVIIFIPFTVYQAVHSIATGHGEWNHARKIGLYLDSIEPNKNKYIFLEPAGYIPYFSKLKVIDYVGLVDKRLTDENIVENGKEVGFSNLINKAKPDYILEDFKPMFKGTLADQSIYEDYELIKEFKIEDVAKSDHPILDKIYKFKPSGRDFYLYKRKSTAK, from the coding sequence ATGGAAAACTTTATAGATAAGAAGAAAGTATTCTTTGCTTCTATTCTCATAATTGCATTAAAATCAATTTTCTTTTTTACACGTCATATTCAAGAAGATGCTTTAATCTCTTGGCGTGTTGCGCGTAACATTATAGAATATGGTGTATATGGTTATAATGGAGTTGAAAAAATTTCTGCTTCTACCACTCATCTTTATGTTTTTATAGGCGTTATTTTTCAATCGGTTTTCGGAGAAGGAAACTTTATTTATCCTTTACTTATTTTTAATACCATTTTATTTACGATTGGGATTTATTGGTTAGGAAAACTACTTTTTAACACCACAACAAAACTTATCTTATTTATCCTTTTTGTCAGTTTTTTACCACCGGCTATAAAAATGTCTATTTTAGGAATGGAGTTCGGAATGCTGTTCTTTTTCTATATGGCACTTATAAAGTATGGGTTTGTTGAAAGAAAAAATTGGGCTTTTATTGTAATGCCTATACTTATTCTTTGGACACGAATAGATACGTGTATTTTCTTAGGGTTATTGTTCATATATGATGTGATACAGCAGCGAAAATGGAATACAGCTCTAATGATTGGAGGTATTTTAGCGGTTGTAACTACAGTTGCATTCAACTGGTTTTATTTTGGGGAGATTGTCAATAATACAATCACTTCTAAGAAAAATAATTATTCTAACCCAACTTTATTAGAACGTTGGGCAGAATTTAAATATTTTGGACCAAATTTTTTTGGAATCATAAAATTTCCAACCTCAATATATAATTTTTCGACATTATTATTTTTTATTATCTCATTAATCAGTCTATTCTTTCTTTCGGGAAAATTAGAAACTAATCGTAAAAAAGTAGTTGGATTTTTATTCCTTTTTGGTTTGGTCAAAACGATTATATTCGGAGCAACAAATTCATGGTTTGACTGGTATTATTGGATACCTCAAATTTGTTTGTTCTTGCCAATTATAATAGTTGTATTAGACTCGGATAAATATAAATCCTTGTCAATTGCTTATATTGTTATTATTTTTATTCCTTTTACCGTTTACCAAGCTGTACATTCTATAGCAACTGGACATGGAGAATGGAATCATGCACGCAAGATTGGGTTGTATTTGGATTCGATTGAGCCAAATAAAAACAAATATATCTTCTTAGAACCTGCTGGTTATATTCCCTATTTTTCTAAATTGAAAGTTATTGATTATGTAGGATTAGTAGACAAGCGCTTAACAGACGAAAACATTGTTGAAAATGGGAAAGAAGTCGGTTTTTCCAACTTGATTAATAAAGCAAAACCCGATTATATTTTAGAAGATTTTAAACCCATGTTCAAAGGAACTTTAGCAGATCAATCTATTTATGAGGATTACGAACTTATAAAAGAATTTAAAATAGAGGATGTTGCTAAATCGGATCATCCAATATTAGATAAGATTTATAAATTCAAACCATCAGGTAGAGATTTTTATTTATATAAACGTAAATCGACAGCAAAATAA
- a CDS encoding HAD-IB family hydrolase, whose translation MNRKLYLFDFDGTLTKKDTLFDFLKFSFPKVYFINYLLFIPLFVGSKLKLLEAGFVKEKFISTFLKGKPYVEINQLAQSYFEQNHNELIHPKADEYIKSLSNYHDKFIVSASVDFWVQPFADYYGMGLICTKAKFDEQGFYSGYFASPNCNYQEKRIRIEKEIDLSLYDEIIAFGDTKGDTAMFEIASERYYQFFN comes from the coding sequence ATGAATCGCAAATTATATCTTTTTGATTTTGATGGAACTTTAACAAAGAAAGATACCTTATTCGATTTTTTAAAATTCTCTTTTCCTAAAGTCTATTTTATTAATTATCTGTTGTTTATACCATTATTTGTCGGTTCTAAATTAAAACTTTTAGAAGCTGGATTTGTAAAAGAAAAATTTATTTCAACATTCTTAAAAGGAAAACCTTATGTTGAAATCAATCAGTTAGCACAGAGCTATTTTGAACAGAATCACAACGAATTAATCCATCCAAAAGCAGATGAATACATCAAGTCATTAAGTAATTATCACGATAAATTTATAGTATCGGCATCGGTTGATTTTTGGGTTCAACCTTTTGCTGATTATTATGGAATGGGGTTAATTTGTACTAAAGCAAAGTTCGACGAACAAGGTTTTTATTCAGGTTATTTTGCTTCACCAAATTGTAATTATCAAGAGAAAAGAATTCGCATCGAAAAAGAAATCGACTTGTCTTTATATGATGAAATCATCGCTTTTGGTGATACAAAGGGAGATACTGCTATGTTTGAAATTGCTTCTGAGCGTTATTATCAATTTTTTAATTAA
- a CDS encoding glycosyltransferase codes for MGQKKKILIRIGSLRHGGAEKVLVTFLKNLSPEKYEIDLLLNLYSGKYLKDVPSWITIYYLNKGEMITTNRLQDIPQKAYRVIYQAILKKFPKLLYTYILPNKTYDIEFAAIHGMADEILNSPIKSSKKIVWIHNDLSNIPAYTDERLRSFFKFDQILVISEKIKRLFLDLATTEAEKKKVVRIYNPIDVHEIKSLAAEKCDIKKAENQPTFVSIGTVFPQKGFDRLLRAHKRLLDEGFPHQVWIVGDGYDFPTIKKLVDDLKVNDTAHLIGFKENPYPYFVLADYYILSSRYEGYPTVLFEAMVLEKPIIATDVSGVREMLNDGELGYIIKNEEEAIYGGMKYFIQHPEIADNYQQIIASKSLPFQLENAVHSIEKYLN; via the coding sequence ATGGGTCAAAAAAAGAAAATATTAATACGTATAGGCTCGCTTCGTCATGGAGGTGCTGAAAAAGTATTGGTCACTTTTCTCAAAAATCTTTCACCAGAAAAATACGAAATAGATTTATTGTTGAATCTTTATTCGGGTAAATACCTAAAAGATGTTCCTTCTTGGATTACTATCTATTACTTGAATAAAGGTGAAATGATAACGACCAATCGTCTGCAAGATATTCCTCAAAAAGCTTATCGGGTGATTTATCAAGCGATTTTAAAGAAATTTCCAAAGTTGCTTTACACCTATATTTTACCCAATAAAACGTACGATATAGAGTTTGCTGCGATTCATGGAATGGCTGACGAAATTTTAAATTCGCCGATCAAATCATCTAAAAAAATCGTTTGGATTCACAATGATTTATCCAATATTCCAGCATATACAGACGAACGTTTAAGGTCTTTTTTTAAGTTTGATCAGATTTTAGTGATTTCTGAAAAGATCAAGCGACTTTTTTTAGATTTGGCGACTACGGAAGCTGAAAAAAAGAAAGTAGTTCGCATTTATAATCCAATTGATGTGCACGAAATAAAATCATTAGCAGCTGAAAAATGTGACATCAAGAAAGCTGAGAATCAACCAACTTTTGTATCTATTGGTACGGTTTTTCCTCAAAAAGGTTTTGATCGTTTATTGCGAGCTCACAAACGATTGTTGGATGAGGGTTTTCCACATCAGGTATGGATTGTGGGAGATGGTTATGATTTTCCAACGATCAAGAAGTTAGTGGATGACTTAAAAGTGAATGATACAGCTCACTTAATTGGATTCAAAGAAAATCCATATCCGTATTTTGTATTGGCAGATTATTACATTTTATCGTCTCGTTACGAAGGTTATCCTACGGTTTTATTTGAGGCGATGGTTCTTGAAAAACCGATTATTGCAACCGATGTATCAGGAGTTAGAGAAATGTTGAATGACGGTGAGTTAGGTTATATTATCAAAAATGAAGAGGAAGCAATTTATGGGGGAATGAAGTATTTTATTCAACATCCTGAAATTGCAGATAACTATCAACAAATTATTGCATCAAAATCATTGCCATTTCAATTAGAAAATGCCGTACATTCAATCGAAAAATATTTAAATTAA
- a CDS encoding serine O-acetyltransferase produces MKTIIQKDFYRNFGYWTNSPFLKGFMSPGFRFIYCLRKAQQYSSKHPFGIFYRLLLRRYSIKYGYQISAKTEIGAGLNLGHWGTVVVNPKAKIGKNCNIAHGVTLGQTNRGKSKGYPTLKNDVWVGTNAVIVGGITIGNNVLIAPNSYVTQDVPDNSVVMGNPMQIVPNEKATDGYINNRIED; encoded by the coding sequence ATGAAAACAATTATTCAGAAAGATTTTTATAGAAATTTTGGGTATTGGACCAATTCGCCTTTTCTGAAAGGCTTTATGAGCCCTGGTTTTCGATTTATTTATTGTTTAAGAAAAGCCCAACAATATTCATCCAAACATCCTTTTGGCATTTTTTATCGTTTATTGCTTCGTCGCTATTCAATCAAATACGGTTATCAAATTTCAGCAAAAACAGAAATTGGAGCTGGTCTTAATTTAGGGCATTGGGGAACAGTTGTTGTAAACCCAAAAGCAAAGATTGGTAAAAATTGCAATATTGCACATGGTGTTACCTTAGGGCAGACAAATAGAGGAAAGTCAAAAGGTTATCCTACGTTAAAAAACGATGTTTGGGTCGGAACAAATGCAGTTATTGTTGGAGGTATTACGATTGGAAATAATGTATTGATTGCACCTAATAGTTATGTAACGCAGGATGTACCTGATAATTCGGTCGTGATGGGAAATCCTATGCAAATTGTGCCGAATGAAAAAGCGACTGATGGATATATTAACAATAGAATAGAGGATTAA
- a CDS encoding SDR family NAD(P)-dependent oxidoreductase, producing MIVLGSNSDVAVAFVEKVLKEGKRFPMVYLFTSNVDKTVKLANHFFAKYEQTCEVVHFDLTKENDLSQLHHIESELLFCAAGYLGKNSEEGLYDDWNTKQIVEINYSKLIVLMNHFAKKFEEKGAGTIIGLSSVAGERGRQSNFIYGSAKAGFTAYLAGLRNYLFHKKVHVMTVIPGFMDTQMTADIETPKPLTAQPEQAATIIYNAYKKKKNVVYVTFVWWGIMMIIRNIPEFIFKKLKM from the coding sequence ATGATAGTATTAGGATCAAATTCAGACGTTGCAGTAGCTTTTGTAGAAAAGGTTTTAAAAGAAGGAAAACGTTTTCCAATGGTTTATTTATTTACTTCCAATGTTGATAAAACGGTTAAGTTAGCCAACCATTTTTTTGCGAAATATGAGCAAACATGTGAAGTGGTACATTTTGATTTAACCAAAGAAAATGATTTATCTCAACTCCATCACATTGAGTCTGAATTGTTATTTTGTGCGGCAGGATATTTAGGGAAAAATTCGGAAGAAGGTTTGTATGACGATTGGAATACTAAACAAATTGTCGAAATCAATTATTCGAAGCTAATTGTTTTAATGAATCATTTTGCAAAGAAATTTGAAGAGAAAGGTGCTGGAACAATTATAGGTCTATCATCTGTTGCAGGAGAGCGAGGGCGACAAAGTAATTTTATATATGGTTCGGCCAAAGCAGGATTTACAGCTTATTTAGCAGGTTTGAGAAACTATTTATTTCACAAAAAAGTCCACGTTATGACAGTGATTCCTGGATTTATGGACACACAAATGACGGCTGATATCGAAACACCAAAACCATTAACCGCACAACCAGAACAAGCTGCAACGATCATTTACAACGCTTATAAAAAGAAAAAGAATGTGGTGTATGTGACATTTGTATGGTGGGGAATTATGATGATTATTCGAAATATACCCGAGTTTATTTTCAAAAAACTTAAAATGTAA